One Fontisphaera persica DNA window includes the following coding sequences:
- a CDS encoding type IV pilus modification PilV family protein, with protein sequence MKRWVQGGGRRCGQAYTLVEIMVATAIIGISFVSFYAGITAGVQVIQLARENLRATQILVERMETLRIKTWEQVTNGVDVPTTFTEDFYPKRASNRGITYYGSLSVSNVDLRTNYDDELRLVTISLTWTNGGVPRVRTMRSYVARNGMQNYVF encoded by the coding sequence ATGAAACGGTGGGTGCAAGGTGGCGGACGTCGCTGCGGCCAAGCCTATACCTTGGTGGAAATCATGGTGGCCACCGCCATCATCGGCATTTCCTTCGTGAGCTTTTACGCCGGCATCACGGCCGGGGTGCAGGTGATTCAACTGGCTCGCGAGAACCTGCGGGCCACACAAATCCTGGTGGAGCGCATGGAAACCCTGCGCATCAAGACGTGGGAGCAGGTAACCAATGGCGTGGATGTGCCCACGACGTTCACGGAGGATTTTTATCCCAAACGCGCCAGCAACCGGGGCATCACCTATTATGGCAGCTTGAGCGTATCCAATGTGGATTTGCGGACCAACTACGATGATGAATTGCGGTTGGTCACCATTTCCCTCACCTGGACCAACGGCGGCGTGCCGCGCGTGCGCACCATGCGCAGCTACGTCGCCCGCAACGGTATGCAAAATTATGTTTTCTAA
- a CDS encoding response regulator: MDDHELVRVGLRAVLGRYPHVAVVGEAANVQQGVQEALTLKPDVILMDVRMSDGTGFDACRQLRQHNLDSRVLFLTSYSDDEVLMQAVMVEADGFLLKDVHPDELVAAIEKVHAGQSILDPAVTRRVFEQLKRGVSQSAPTPLDQLSAQEKRVLALVAEGKTNKEIGLALGLSDKTVKNYLANAMEKLQINRRSQAAALFAQHHGTKGRS; encoded by the coding sequence GTGGATGACCACGAACTGGTGCGCGTGGGTTTGCGGGCCGTGTTGGGACGCTATCCCCATGTGGCCGTGGTCGGCGAAGCGGCCAACGTCCAACAAGGCGTGCAAGAAGCTCTGACGCTCAAGCCGGATGTCATTCTGATGGACGTTCGCATGAGCGACGGCACGGGCTTCGACGCCTGCCGGCAATTGCGCCAACACAATTTGGACAGTCGTGTCCTGTTTTTGACCTCGTACAGTGATGACGAGGTGTTGATGCAGGCGGTGATGGTGGAGGCCGATGGCTTTCTGCTCAAGGATGTGCATCCCGATGAACTCGTGGCGGCCATTGAAAAGGTGCATGCCGGCCAGTCCATTCTGGACCCGGCGGTCACGCGGCGGGTGTTTGAACAACTGAAACGGGGCGTCTCGCAAAGCGCTCCCACGCCCCTCGACCAGCTTTCTGCTCAGGAAAAACGAGTTCTTGCCCTGGTTGCCGAAGGCAAGACCAACAAGGAGATAGGCCTGGCGCTGGGGTTGAGCGACAAGACAGTCAAAAACTACCTGGCCAATGCGATGGAAAAACTTCAAATCAACCGTCGCAGTCAGGCTGCGGCACTATTTGCCCAGCATCACGGCACTAAAGGCAGGTCCTAA